In a genomic window of Piliocolobus tephrosceles isolate RC106 chromosome 1, ASM277652v3, whole genome shotgun sequence:
- the PINK1 gene encoding serine/threonine-protein kinase PINK1, mitochondrial, producing MAVRQALGRGLQLGRELLLRFTGKPGRAYGLGRPGPAAGCVRGERPGWAAGPGAEPRRVGLGLPNRLRFFRQSVAGLAARLQRQFVVRAWGCAGPCGRAAFLALGLGLGLIEEKQAESRRAVSACQEIQAIFTQKSKPGPDPLETRRWQGFRLEEYLIGQSIGKGCSAAVYEATMPTLPQNLEVTKSTGSLPGRGPGTSAPGEEQEQALGAPAFPLAIKMMWNISAGSSSEAILNTMSQELVPASRVALAGEYGAVTYRKSKRGPKQLAPHPNIIRVLRAFTSSVPLLPGALVDYPDVLPPRLHPEGLGHGRTLFLVMKNYPCTLRQYLRVNTPSPRLATMMMLQLLEGVDHLVQQGIAHRDLKSDNILVELDPDGCPWLVIADFGCCLADESIGLQLPFSSWYVDRGGNGCLMAPEVSTARPGPRAVIDYSKADAWAVGAIAYEIFGLVNPFYSQGKAHLESRSYQEAQLPALPESVPPDVRQLVRALLQREASKRPSARVAANVLHLSLWGEQILALKNLKLDKMVGWLLQQSAATLLANRLTEKCCVETKMKMLFLANLECETLCQAALLLCSWRAAL from the exons ATGGCGGTGCGACAGGCGCTGGGCCGCGGCCTGCAGCTGGGTCGAGAGCTGCTGCTGCGCTTCACCGGCAAGCCGGGCCGGGCCTACGGCTTGGGGCGGCCGGGCCCGGCGGCTGGCTGTGTGCGCGGGGAGCGTCCGGGCTGGGCCGCAGGACCGGGCGCGGAGCCTCGCAGGGTCGGTCTCGGGCTCCCCAACCGCCTCCGCTTCTTTCGCCAGTCGGTGGCCGGGCTGGCGGCGCGGTTGCAGCGGCAGTTCGTGGTGCGGGCCTGGGGCTGCGCGGGCCCTTGCGGCCGGGCAGCCTTTCTGGCCTTGGGGCTAGGGCTGGGCCTCATCGAGGAGAAGCAGGCGGAGAGCCGACGGGCGGTCTCGGCCTGTCAGGAGATCCAG GCAATTTTTACCCAGAAAAGCAAGCCAGGGCCTGACCCGTTGGAGACGAGACGCTGGCAGGGCTTTCGGCTGGAGGAGTATCTGATAGGGCAGTCCATTGGCAAGGGCTGCAGTGCTGCTGTGTATGAAGCCACCATGCCTACATTGCCCCAGAACCTGGAGGTGACAAAGAGCACCGGGTCGCTTCCAGGGAGGGGCCCAGGTACCAGTGCACCAGGAGAAGAGCAGGAGCAAGCTCTGGGGGCCCCTGCCTTCCCCTTGGCCATCAAGATGATGTGGAACATCTCG GCAGGTTCCTCCAGCGAAGCTATCTTGAACACAATGAGCCAGGAGCTGGTCCCAGCGAGCCGAGTGGCCTTGGCCGGGGAGTATGGAGCAGTCACTTACAG AAAATCCAAGAGAGGTCCCAAGCAACTAGCCCCTCACCCCAACATCATCCGGGTTCTCCGCGCTTTCACCTCTTCCGTGCCACTGCTACCCGGGGCCCTGGTTGACTACCCTGATGTGCTGCCCCCACGCCTCCACCCTGAAGGCCTGGGCCACGGCCGGACGCTGTTCCTCGTTATGAAGAA CTATCCCTGTACCCTGCGCCAGTACCTTCGCGTGAACACACCCAGCCCCCGCCTCGCCACCATGATGATGCTGCAGCTGCTGGAAGGCGTGGACCATCTGGTTCAACAGGGCATCGCGCACAGAGACCTGAAATCCGACAACATCCTTGTGGAGCTGGACCCAG ACGGCTGCCCCTGGCTGGTGATCGCAGATTTTGGCTGCTGCCTGGCTGATGAGAGCATCGGCCTGCAGTTGCCCTTCAGCAGCTGGTACGTGGATCGAGGCGGAAACGGCTGCCTGATGGCCCCGGAG GTGTCCACGGCCCGTCCTGGCCCCAGGGCAGTGATTGACTACAGCAAGGCTGATGCCTGGGCAGTGGGAGCCATCGCCTATGAAATCTTCGGGCTTGTCAATCCCTTCTACAGCCAGGGCAAGGCCCACCTTGAGAGCCGCAGCTACCAAGAGGCTCAGCTACCCGCACTGCCCGAGTCGGTGCCTCCAGACGTGAGACAGCTGGTGAGGGCACTGCTCCAGCGAGAGGCCAGCAAG AGACCATCTGCCCGAGTAGCTGCAAATGTGCTTCATCTAAGCCTCTGGGGTGAACAGATTCTAGCCCTGAAGAATCTGAAGTTAGATAAGATGGTTGGCTGGCTCCTCCAACAATCGGCTGCCACTTTGTTGGCCAACAGGCTCACAGAGAAGTGTTGTgtggaaacaaaaatgaagatgCTCTTTCTGGCTAACCTGGAGTGTGAAACGCTCTGCCAGGCAGCCCTCCTTCTCTGCTCATGGAGGGCAGCCCTGTGA